A stretch of DNA from Spirosoma endbachense:
GTTCATTAACTTACTAGTTTTCAGAGAAAAGTTTTCAGTAGCAAACACGCCGGTATTACCGCGCAGGCCGCTGAAAACTGAAAATTTTTCTCCGAAAACTCATCTTTGATGCTGATGAGAAAAACGGCTGTTCGATGGCTCCTGGCCATCAGTTGCCTGTGTTTTACCGTAACGGCACAGGCCCAGGAACGGGGGCGATTTAAGAAAAACCTTACGATTACGCCCAAAAATCAATATAACCCGAATGCACCAGTCGTCGAACAGCCTCAAAAAGCGGACGACCCATTCGAGCAGGAAGCTACCCAACTGCGCTTTAATAGCCAGTTTGAGCCCAAAAAAGAACTTAATAAGGTCGTTAGCGAAGACACCAGCACAATTGATCAGGGTGAAGCCAGCGTTGTTGAAGTGATTGACTCGGTCCTTGTTGGTAATGAGTGGGTTAAAATCGCTGATTATTACGCCGTCTGGGATTCCCGAACCATTGACCCGTATAATATTAATCCACTGGAGTTTAACGAAGCCATCGATATTAAACTCTATGACCCGCCTGCAAACCGCTACTGGTCGGCTCCATTAAACGAAGGGAAAATGACATCGAACTTCGGGTATCGGTGGGGGCGCTGGCATACAGGCACTGATCTCGATCTGGAAACCGGTGACCCGGTCTACGCTGCTTTTGATGGTATCGTGCGCGTAGTGGGCTGGGATGGTAATGGGTATGGCCGCTATGTACTGGTTCGCCACTATAACGGTCTTGAAACGCTTTATGGCCACATGTCCAAGCAAACCGTAGAAACGAATCAACTCGTGAAAGCGGGTGATCAGGTGGGGTTAGGCGGCAATACGGGCCGGAGTTACGGCGCTCACCTGCACTTTGAGACCCGCTACGAAGGCAACCCATTTAGTCCGTTAAACATTTACTCATTTCCGGAAAACTCGATCATCTCTGATCACTTTCTGTTGACTGGGTCCGTGTGGGATTATCTCCGTGGAGGCCGTTCGGCATCCTCCGAATCCAGTTCGCGGCCACGGTTTAAACGAACCGTATTGCATCGCGTCCGGTCGGGCGAAACACTCAGTTCAATCGCCAGTCGCTATGGCATGTCCGTATCAGCATTGACTCGTAAAAATCACCTCTCATCGCGGTCGCGTATCCGACCAGGGCAAAAACTGAGAGTGAATTAGAGCATAATAAATTTTATAATGGCTACCAAAAGGCCTACTCCTCATAAAAGAGCGAGTAGGCCTTTTCTTGTTTCTAAAGCAGCTAAAATTGGCCCGTTTAGGTAGTAATTGATCACTGCTCCTGAATTTGATGGCTTCATTTCAGTCAGGATCTTCCTCAATTCAGTCGAAGAATTGGTCAATTTGGGACAATGCTGTCTGGTCGAAAGCCAGTGAACGACTAGTTTTAACCAGCAGCTAGCCGCCTGAATCACCATCGCATAGGGCGATGAGCGGGCTTCTTAACTGGTATAAAATGAAGATATTTCTCCTTGTTCTCGTTATTTTTTTAGTTCCAGGTGATCTACTGGCTCAACAGTCAAAATCTGGAATCGTTACGGGTTCGGTGCAGGATACGAGTGGAAGACCGTTAGGCATGATGAGCCTACTACTGCTCAAAGCCACCGACTCGACTCTGGTGAAAGCGGCTGTCAGTAATGCGCGTGGGCATTACGACATTGGGTTAATTCCTCCCGGAACCTACCGGATGTCTGGTTCACAGGTGGGCTATCAGAAAGTCTATTCCGAAGTATTCACAGTCGGTGATGAGCAATGGAAAATCCAACTGTTGCCGTTGACCATGCAGGAAGAAACCCGACAATTGACCAATGTGACCGTAAAAGCACAAAAGCCATTCATTGACCAGCAGATAGACAAAACGGTTCTGAACGTTGAGAATAGTATTGTGGCAAGTGGTGGAACTGCACTCGAAGTGCTTGAAAAAGCACCCGGCGTTGTTGTCGATCTACAATCGGAACGCATTAGCCTGAGAGGACGTGAAAATGTGCTGGTCATGATCGACGGAAAGCCGACGTACCTGTCTGGCAATCAGGTCCTGGATCTGTTACGCAACACGCCCAGTAATACCGTCGAGACCATTGAACTGATCACGAATCCACCGGCTCGCTACGATGCTGCCGGAACCGCTGGCATTATCAACATTCGCCTGAAACGTAATAAATCAAGCCAGCCGCTTAACGGTAATCTGACCACCGGGATGGGGCAGGGGCGTTTCCCGAAATACAATACGGCCCTTACGCTTAATGCCCGAAAAGACAACTGGAGTCTGTTCGGTAACTATGCCTTCGATCAGCGCGATTACTGGTCAGTAGCCACCATTGACCGGCGGTTTACATCGGCCGGGCAACCTAGGCTGATTCGGCAGGACGGCTATCGACCCATTCAGAACACGACCCATACTTTACGGCTCGGCGCTGATTATGCGCTGGATAAACACAATACGATCGGTGTTTTGCTGAATGGCACCAGCGTCAGTAACAAATCGCAGGGAGGAACGGATAGCGACATTTTCAAATCCGGTGTTCTGACAACCTCCGAGCGAACACAGAATGACAACAGACGGAGCATTGATCGGTTGGCAGCAAACCTGAATTTCCGGCATCGATTCGACACGACAGGCCGAGGCAGTAAAGGGCGGGAGCTTATGGTGGATGTCGATTATTCCGATGCGTCGTTTCGGCCGACTGAGCAGTTCGAAACCCGATTTCTAGATGACCAGGGATTAGAAACAGGGCCTCGGGATTTTCAGCGCCTGACTACAAAATCAAAGGCGCTGATTCGAGCCGCAAAAATCGATTATAGTCACCCCATCGATAAACAAACCACTTTTGAGGCTGGTTGGAAAAGCAGTTATGTGACGCTGAATAACGATTTGCTGGTTGAAACTAAACTTGCTGAAAATGGGCAAAATGTTCCCTGGCAGGTAGACAACGGCCGAACCAATCAGTTCGAATACCGGGAGATCATCCATGCAGCCTATCTTACGGGTCGTCGTACCTGGGCCGACTGGACCTTGCAGGTCGGCCTTCGTGCAGAACGAACGCAGACAGAGGCTTATTCAGTTACAGCCCGGAATACCGTCGACCGTACCTATCTGAATCTGTTCCCCAATGTGTCGCTTACACGCACGGTTGGCGATAAACATCAGTTTCTGTACTCGTTTAGCCGTCGAATCGATCGCCCGGATTACCAATATCTGAATCCGTTCATCCGGATTTTTAGCCCGTACGCCTATCAGCAGGGGAACCCGTACCTGAAACCGCAATTCACTGACGCCTTCCAGGTTGCCTACAGTTATAAAGAAGAAACGACAATTAGTTTTGGCTACAACCGAACCCGAGATGTGATTGTCGATATTAATGAACAGAACGATGCGACGGGCGAGACCCGGATCACCTTTACAAACCTGGCCGAGCAAACGAACATGGGAATTAATGTGAGCGCGCCCATCCGAATTACGCCCTGGTGGTCATCCCGAAATTCGGCGAGCGTATTTCATACTGCCTATCAGGCCGAGATCGGTGGTACTCCGTTGGATTATAGCTGGTTAGCTACGAATCTGACGAGCAATCATTCGTTCGTTTTTGCGAATGGTATCACCGCCGAACTGTCAGCATCTTACAATTCACCCTATGTATACAGTCAGAATAAAATGCAGGCATTCGGGCAACTAAGCGTTGGGGTTCAGAAAACACTCTGGCAAAAGAAAGCGACGTTACGTTTTAACTGGAGCGATTTGTTTCAGACGCAACGGTTTCGGGGAACGGTTCAATTCCAGAATATGGATTTCAACTTTGCGACCTATAGCGAAACCCGCGTTGCCCGACTGACATTTACGTACAATTTTGGCAATCGGGAGATCAAAGGAGCAGGTAATCGTCGGACGGTTTCCGAAGATGAACAACGTCGAATGAACTAATGAATAAATTTTCGATCCAGAGATAGTAAGGTCAAAATAGGTCAGGTGGGCTATTAGTAAGATCGTTTCCTATCAACTTAACATGGTAATAATATGACTAAAGTAGCAAAGAGCGAATGGTATCCGGGTAAAAAACTGATTATCACTCAACTCAGTGGAGACATTAAAGAAGCTGACGTAGTTCTCTGGGAGAAATCGCTTCAGGATACTCTGGCCCAAATTGGTGATCATGGTAGTTTCAAGATTTTTATTAACCTCCATGGTTTCACGGCAACAGATTTCGCCACCCACAAACAATTTAGGGGGATTATCCCGGAAACATTGGCTCGATACGGCTGGAAAGTCGGCTACGTCGATTTGTTCGTGGAGGCTGCCAAAATGCGCTACACCAATACCAGAGGAATTACCTGCGTGGCGGCTGCGCACACGCATCAGGATGCTTTGAAGATTGATGCCTACGAACAACGCTTTGGCAGAGAAAACGAACACTTTTTCACTGACCCACAAAAAGCATACGAATGGATCGACAGCGTTGACTTATAACGGATTGACTTTTACAAGTTGGTATGAACTGGTTTGTCGTTCGGAAGGAGGTCATGCCGAACCGCTAACGCATTTTGATGCGATCCATACCTACACCTGACTGTTTAGAGGTTGTTTACAGTGGAATTCGGATTTCTACCCTGGTACCGGTCAATGGCTCTGCTTTATCAATGATTGTCAGCGTTGCTTCTTTCCCCATCTGCTGATTAAAGGCATCGAAGGTGTCCTTGGTGATCGATTCACCACGGGAGGTGTGTCCTTCTTTTTTGCTGCTATTGGCTCGACCAACGCCGTTGTCTTCGATAATGCAGAGTAGTGTATCGGCTTGTTTTTCAACCTGTATACGCAGCAGTTTGTCGCCAGTTTTGGGCATTAATCCGTGCCATATCGCATTTTCCACAAAAGGCTGAAACAGCATGGGCGGTAGTAACGTATCATAGAGACTATCCGCGTCGTCGATAATAAATTGATAACTAAACTCATTATTGAACCGCATGGCTTCCAGTTCTACATACATTTTCAGGGTTTCGATCACCTGCTCTAATTTCATTTGCTGGTAATTCGAATTCTCTAAAATCTTCCTGACTAGTTTAGAAAATTTAGAGAGGTATTTTACGCCTTCAATCGCTTTATTGGTAATAATGAAATTTTGTATGGAATTGAGCGAGTTGAAAATAAAGTGCGGATTCATCTGACTTTGGAGCGCTTTTAGCTTCCACTCGCTAATCTGGAGCGCTGATTTATGTTTTTCGTTCAGGAAGCGAATTCTAATCTGAACGATCGCCCATATAGCACTGGCTATCAACAAGGCAAGCAGGGTACGGAACCACCAGGTTTGCCAGAAAGGGGGAGTAATGGTAAACGCAAATGTTGCCTCCTGACGACTCTCTACCCCATCGGCATTGATGGCCTTTACATGCAGAACATAGGAATTTGGGGATAGGTTATTGGCCGTAATACTGTTTTGGCTCGACAATGCCGACCAGGTAGCTCCGGGCAGGCCAGCGAGCTTATAGGTATAGCGGATTCCGGAGGGGTCGCTTAAGCTGATACCAGTAAATTGAAAATTGAGCGAATTCTGGAAATACGGCAATTCCTCATTCGCAACAACAGTGCTGGCACCGGTCGACGGTTCATGCGTGTTTTGCGCTAACTGAGCCGAAACAATATGAACGGGTGGGTTCGTAGAGGTCTTTGGAATCGCTGATAGGACGAAACGCATGGCTCCTTTTGAGGTACCTGCCCATAGGTTGCCATCATTGTCTTTCAGGAAGGATACGATCTGCCATGTATTGTCAAGAATACCACTATTCCGGTTAAAAATTCGGGATCTGTACTGTCCTTTTTCTTTAGGCCGTTTCAGGTCAATACGCATAATACCGCCAAATGATCCTACCCATAATTGCCCTTCATTATCAAATTCCAGATCGAGTACACTGTCATTCTGTAGCCCCTGGCGCGTGGTAATTGTCTCAACCGAAACGATGGCTCCCTGCTTGTCTAGCCTGATTTTGCGGATGCCTTTGCCAATCGTACCCACCCAGATAGCGCCTTCGGAGTCGGTTTTTATGGACTGAATAAATACCTGTTCAGTATTTGTTTTTTTAGACAGATCTGTCCAGTGTTTACCGTCAAAAATGCGTAGCCCGTACGTGCCAATCCACAATCGATTTTGCTTGTCCTGATACAGCGCCAGGATATCATCGACGGCCATA
This window harbors:
- a CDS encoding M23 family metallopeptidase yields the protein MRKTAVRWLLAISCLCFTVTAQAQERGRFKKNLTITPKNQYNPNAPVVEQPQKADDPFEQEATQLRFNSQFEPKKELNKVVSEDTSTIDQGEASVVEVIDSVLVGNEWVKIADYYAVWDSRTIDPYNINPLEFNEAIDIKLYDPPANRYWSAPLNEGKMTSNFGYRWGRWHTGTDLDLETGDPVYAAFDGIVRVVGWDGNGYGRYVLVRHYNGLETLYGHMSKQTVETNQLVKAGDQVGLGGNTGRSYGAHLHFETRYEGNPFSPLNIYSFPENSIISDHFLLTGSVWDYLRGGRSASSESSSRPRFKRTVLHRVRSGETLSSIASRYGMSVSALTRKNHLSSRSRIRPGQKLRVN
- a CDS encoding outer membrane beta-barrel protein produces the protein MKIFLLVLVIFLVPGDLLAQQSKSGIVTGSVQDTSGRPLGMMSLLLLKATDSTLVKAAVSNARGHYDIGLIPPGTYRMSGSQVGYQKVYSEVFTVGDEQWKIQLLPLTMQEETRQLTNVTVKAQKPFIDQQIDKTVLNVENSIVASGGTALEVLEKAPGVVVDLQSERISLRGRENVLVMIDGKPTYLSGNQVLDLLRNTPSNTVETIELITNPPARYDAAGTAGIINIRLKRNKSSQPLNGNLTTGMGQGRFPKYNTALTLNARKDNWSLFGNYAFDQRDYWSVATIDRRFTSAGQPRLIRQDGYRPIQNTTHTLRLGADYALDKHNTIGVLLNGTSVSNKSQGGTDSDIFKSGVLTTSERTQNDNRRSIDRLAANLNFRHRFDTTGRGSKGRELMVDVDYSDASFRPTEQFETRFLDDQGLETGPRDFQRLTTKSKALIRAAKIDYSHPIDKQTTFEAGWKSSYVTLNNDLLVETKLAENGQNVPWQVDNGRTNQFEYREIIHAAYLTGRRTWADWTLQVGLRAERTQTEAYSVTARNTVDRTYLNLFPNVSLTRTVGDKHQFLYSFSRRIDRPDYQYLNPFIRIFSPYAYQQGNPYLKPQFTDAFQVAYSYKEETTISFGYNRTRDVIVDINEQNDATGETRITFTNLAEQTNMGINVSAPIRITPWWSSRNSASVFHTAYQAEIGGTPLDYSWLATNLTSNHSFVFANGITAELSASYNSPYVYSQNKMQAFGQLSVGVQKTLWQKKATLRFNWSDLFQTQRFRGTVQFQNMDFNFATYSETRVARLTFTYNFGNREIKGAGNRRTVSEDEQRRMN
- a CDS encoding sensor histidine kinase translates to MIYEYQPDLSSTRGCKVLPILLLIYTALIAVLSANAQPFMCRQFSANDGLPSSYCFASLQDRDGYLWVGTYGGVGRFDGATFKNFTLNNGLVNNQALSLFQDKDQNIWIGTFNGISIWKQGRFQNITSAGNVPIERVFGITQDRDGRIWATSAQGLLCFDNPGATPKLFQLDVQNQPVSHLWGVCQMPSGQLLVSNTYHLFLFDKNRFTEIKYPDGKPIEARCLVHIGNRMLIGTYEQGILEYKSGTATPLYSAILPSKLRVFDILTDKRQRLWLATNQGAICIDNGKVTLLNAQNSLPSDKCLGISKDSEGNIWLTTPEGLIQCRERFIDVFTKANGLLNDEVYSLGKDKNGVIYFGGCNGAFTAYQRGRLFQPFPTFTGTKPSGLPIHFTRFDHKGNLWLSCDADGVFKFSSSQINKITSTGKFCSAFLEDTLHDVIWMGNREKLFRYQQGQWTTINSPPAMAVDDILALYQDKQNRLWIGTYGLRIFDGKHWTDLSKKTNTEQVFIQSIKTDSEGAIWVGTIGKGIRKIRLDKQGAIVSVETITTRQGLQNDSVLDLEFDNEGQLWVGSFGGIMRIDLKRPKEKGQYRSRIFNRNSGILDNTWQIVSFLKDNDGNLWAGTSKGAMRFVLSAIPKTSTNPPVHIVSAQLAQNTHEPSTGASTVVANEELPYFQNSLNFQFTGISLSDPSGIRYTYKLAGLPGATWSALSSQNSITANNLSPNSYVLHVKAINADGVESRQEATFAFTITPPFWQTWWFRTLLALLIASAIWAIVQIRIRFLNEKHKSALQISEWKLKALQSQMNPHFIFNSLNSIQNFIITNKAIEGVKYLSKFSKLVRKILENSNYQQMKLEQVIETLKMYVELEAMRFNNEFSYQFIIDDADSLYDTLLPPMLFQPFVENAIWHGLMPKTGDKLLRIQVEKQADTLLCIIEDNGVGRANSSKKEGHTSRGESITKDTFDAFNQQMGKEATLTIIDKAEPLTGTRVEIRIPL